GCTTCCCACCTGCGGCGGCCTGGCGGCCATCGTTTGCAAGGGCACCCTGGCCCGCAAGGCACTGGACCAGGCCGACGTTCTGATCGAGCGCCAGCCGGACTTCTGGCCGGCCTACTACGTGCGCGGCATCAACCACCTGCACTGGCCGCGGGGCATGCGCCACTCGGACGATGCGGCGCGCGACCTGGTGAAAGCGATCGAGCTACAGGACCAAGGCCTGCCGCCGAAGGCGCCGGAGTGGGTGATCCGCACCCACATCGCCCTGGGCGACGCCTACGCCAAGGACGGCGACATCGAAAAGGCCGTTGCGGCCTGGCAAGAAGGGGCGAAGCGCTTCGACGACCCGCGCCTCACCGAGCGCCTGGCCGTCGAGGGCGAAGCCGCCATCCGCGCCTACGTCAGCGACCAGCGCACCCTCGAGCGCGCCATCGACACGGATCTTTCGTTCGTGGGTGGAGAGTAGCGGGTTTCGGGCGGAATCCTTGACGCGTGGATTCCGAGCGGAAAGGATCGTTAGTGAGCCCGCTTCCGTTCGAGGCGGGCCTCGCTCGACAATGAAGACACGCACAGTATTCCCGGACTTTGAGATCGTCGATCGCAAGATGGCAGAGGTGCTGCGGGCCAAGACCGGCCCGGAGCGTCTGCGAATGGCTTGGGGTCTAAGGGAGTCGGCCGAGCGACTTTTGCCCCGTTATCTTAGCGCCGAGCATCCCGACTGGGATGAGCGAGCGATAGCCCAAGAGGTTGCCAGCCGACTTTCGAAGAGCTCTGAACGAGCTGTTGCGGTTTGTTAGTTTCAAGCTGAATCGTTGGGTCTCTGTCTACTACGCCACAGTTCGCACTATCTTCGCTGGCGTCCAAGCTCTCATTCATGGCTTCTGAATACATCATTTATGCCGACGAATCAGTCGAGCGAGGCCAGTACTTCTCGAACTTCTACGGCGGAGTGTTGGTGCGGTCCGAGCATCTGGCAGAGGTTCAGAGCACCCTTCTAGATTGCAAGGCAAGACTAAATCTTACGGGCGAGGTCAAATGGTCTAAGGTGTCCGTCGCCTATGAGGCGAAATACGTGGCCTTCGTCGATGAACTATTTCGCCTTGTGGCTGCGGACAGGCTCAAGGTGCGCTTGATGTTTCGGCAAAACTTCCATGCCCCGATTGGTTTGTCGGCGGAGCAGCGAAAGAACGGCTATTTCCTTCTCTACTACCAGTTCTTGAAGCACGCCTTCGGTCTTCAGTACCACTGGCCCACAAGTTCTAGGCGCAGGATTCGTTTTTACCTGGATCGACTGCCTGGGACTAAGGAACAGCGAGCCCGATTCAAGGGATTCATCGCTAGCTTGCAGGCAAATCGCTACTTTCGTCGCGCCAAACTCGATTTGCCGGCGGATCAGATCGCTGAGGTGAGATCTCACGAACACGTCATCCTGCAAGGACTTGATGTTGTCTTGGGTTCGATCCAGTTCCGGTTGAACCGCCTGCATCAGGCTAAGCCTGAGGGAGGAAAGATTCGGGGCGCGAAGACGCGAGCCAAAGAGAGGCTCTACAAGCACATCTTGAAGAGAATCAAGGAAGTTTCCCACCCAAACTTCAATCCGGGAATCACTACTCGACACGAGGGAGATCGAGCCAACCGTTGGAACCACGCCTACCGCCACTGGCTCTTTACGCCGCAAGAATTCGACCTGGACTACTCTCGGACCCGAAAGGGGAGGAAGGAAGATCGGAAGAAATAAGCCCCGCAACCGCTAAGCCCGAGAGCATGGTCCCAGGTAGGAACCTGAGAGTTCGCGGAGTGCAGGGCACATTCTGTATATACCGTTTTCCCTTACCCGTCAAGGTCTGAGCGCCCCATCCCTTCCCCCACTGCGCTTCTTCTTCTCCGGCGGCTTCTGGGGCATGGCTTTCCGCGGCAGTAGCTCTTCGCGCATGGCGGCGTGGTAGAGGAACGACGCCAGCACCACCGATGCCTGCTTCAAGTCCGCTTCGTGCAGATGATCGAAGGTATCCAGCTCGGTATGGTGGGTGCGGCTCCAGTAGTCGAGCCCGTCCTGGATGAACTGGAAGCCCGGTAAGCCTACCGCGTCGAAGGCCAGGTGATCGGTGCCGCCGGTCGAACGGCCGGTGACGGTGGTGGCGCCCAGGTCGGCGAAGGGTTCGAGCCAGGCTTCGAAGATCGGCTTGACCGCCGCGTTGTCCTGGGCGTAGATGCCGCGGATCTTGCCGGCGCCGTTGTCCAGGTTGAAGTAGGCCGAGAATTTGGCGTGGTCCGCCTTCGGCTGGATCGGCCAGGTGGTGTCGCGCAGGAAGCTGGGCAGAGCGAGCTGCTCTTCATCGGTGGGCTCCGGGCGGGTCGCCAGTCTTTTCTTGACGTAGGCGCGGGAGCCGAAGAGGCCCTGCTCTTCGCCGGTCCACAGGGCCACCCGCACGGTGCGGCGGGGCTTGACGTCGAGGGCTCTCAGAATGCGCACCGCCTCCATCACCACCGCCACGCCGGCGGCGTTGTCCGTCGCGCCGGTGCCGGCGTGCCAGGAGTCGAGGTGGGCGCCGGCGAGCACCACCTGGTCGGCGAGGTCGCTGCCGGGAATCTCCGCGTAGGTGTTGAAGGATTCGTCGACCCCTTCGAGGAACTTCGCCTCGATGTCGATCTCCAGCTCCAGTTCGGTGCCTTCCTCCATCAGGCGCAGAATGCGGTGGTAGTGCTCCGCCGCCATGACCAGCGAGGGTATGCCCCGGTTGCGGTCCGAGGCGCCGCGGGAGCCGCCGCCCATCACCCGCACGATGCCGTGGTTGCGGCTGGACAGCTCGACCGTCGCCACCACGCCCTCGTCGAGGAGCCGCTTTCTCAGCTCCTCGCCGGCCTCCCAGCGTTTGCGAGCCCGCTCCCGCCAGTTGCCGCCGCGGCGACGGCCCTCCAGGTCATAGCAGGCCAACTCATCGAGCTGCTCTCCCGTGTAGCGGCGGAAGGGACCGCCCTCCGGCTCCTCCGGCGCTCGCGCCTCGTCGAGGAACAGGATGACGCCTGCGAGTTTTCCTTCGTGGTCTTCCAGATCCTTCGCCGATTCGACTTTCAGGCGCATCGCCTTGCCCCGCACCGTGCCGTCGGTGCCCGGCGTCCAGGCCTCGGGAATCGCGGACACGGGCACCACGAAGGGGCTGACGATGCGCACCTCCGAACGCTCGAATTCCCAGCCTTCGCCGAACCACGGGAAGCCCACGATCTCCGCCCGTTCGAGGCCCGCGTCCTCCAGCCATTGGCGGGTCCACTCGTTGGCTTCCTCCAGGGCCGGCGTACCGGTCAGCCGCGGCCCGATGACGTCCGTCAGGTGGGCGGCAATATCCATCACCTGCGAGCGCTTGAGGCCCTCGTCGCGGATGCTGGACACCGTCTCCAAATCCACCGGTTCGTGCCCTCCGTGGGCGAGAAGGGCTGGGCCGGCGAGGCCGAAAGCCGCGAGGGTGACCGCCGCGAGGGCGAAGGTCCGAGTGCGCTGCATGGTGAGGTCTCCTTGGATTCGGTGGCCGCGAGCATATCTCGTGACCGGCGCCGCTCTTTGATACGCAGGCGGGTAGGATCGGTTCATGGCTGCCCGTCTTCGCTTCCGTTCTTCGGCCCGTGCTCTCCCCCGATGGCTGGTGTTCACGGTCCTTTTGGCGGTCCTCTCACCGGTTCACGGTTGCCGGTGGGGTGGAGGCGACGGCAAACCGGAGCCTGCGCCCCCCAGCCCTTCCTCTTCTCGTTTTCCCGATCCGGGAGTGCGCCTCTTCGTGACCGTACCGGGGGGAGTCGTATTGCGTTCGGCGCCGGAAGGAGCGGCGACGGTGGTCGCCGTCCTGCCGCGGGAGGGCGGATCGCTGGAGGTTCTGGACATGGAGGAGCCCTGGCTGCGGGTGCGTTTCGAGGGTCGTGCAGGCTGGCTGCTGGGCGATCCCTCCTGGAAGCGCTTTGAAACCAGCGCTCCGCCCCGCAGGCCCCGCGCGGCGGAGCCGGTGTCGCCGGAGGCGCTGGCCGCGGCGCGCCGCATCATGGGACAAGGAGCTCGCGACGGACGTTGTGGCGCCTACCCGTTGCTGACGGATCTGCCGTCCGGCGGTGGCGCGGATCGCCTGCTGACGGCGTGCGAGGCATTGGCGCGCGAACTCGATGCCGCCTACGAGCGACGCATCGGCCTGCGCCCCCTCGGCGAGCCGGCGGCGACGCTGCTGCTCTTCCGGCGGCGCGGGGACTTTCGCGAATTCAGTCGCAGCGAGGGAGGGCCGCGCCTCGGCTACGGGGCCTATTCGCGACCCGGCCTGGTCGCGATGTTCGCCGATCCGGAGGACCTCGACACCGCCCTGGAGACGCTGGTTCACGAGATCACCCATCGCATTCACGGCCGGGCGCTGGGCCGTGAGCTGCCGCGTTGGCTGTCCGAAGGCCTCGCCGACGCCCTGGGAGACTCCGCCGGCCTGGGCGGCCTCGATCCCTTGCAGGGCTTCCTCGGCGCCGAAGATGAGGCCTCGCGGCTGGTTTCGGCGGTGGCCGACGGGCGTGCCGGTTCCGTGCGGCGGCTCGTCCATCTCACCCCCGCGGAGTTCGATGCCGATGCGGTCTCCTTCGACTACGAGCAGAGCGCTCTGCTGGTGCGCTTCCTGCTCATCGATGGAATGGCCGCGCCGCGCTTCAGGGCCTACCTCGGCGAGATGGCCCGTGGGCGTTCCTGGCAACCGGAAGATCTGCGCGCCGCTCTCGGCTGGAGTTGGCAGGAATGGGACGACGCCTTCAACGCCTGGCTCCGGGCCGGCGGAAAGTAGCAGGCGTCGGGTGTCGGGCGTCGTGGAATAATCGACCCCCATCAAGATCCACCAAGAGGAGAAACAGCATGCGCTGGAGAGGGCAGAGACAGAGCAGGAATGTGGAAGATCGTCGCGGTATGCGGGGCGGTCGCGGAGTCAGCCTCGGCCGCGGCGGTGCCGGCATCGGTTGCGGCGGGTTGGTGATCCTGCTGCTGCTGGCCTACCTCACCGGCACGAATCCCCTGGAGCTGCTCGACGCGACGGGGGGTAGCGGTCAGGTCATTCCGCAGGCCCGAACGGTGGAAACGGGTCCCGCCGGAGGGCCTCCGCAGGACGAACTCGGCCAGTTCGCTTCGACCGTGCTGGCGAGCACCGAAGACACCTGGGTACGGGTGTTCGATCGTATGGGCCGGCGCTACGAGCTGCCCCGCATGGTGTTGTTCTCCGGCTCTGTTGCCTCCGCCTGCGGCTTCGCCTCGTCGGCGGTCGGTCCCTTCTACTGCCCGGCGGACAGCAAGATCTACCTCGATCTCTCCTTTTTCGATCAACTCGCCCGGCGATTCGGCGCCCCCGGCGACTTCGCCCAGGCCTATGTGATCGCCCACGAGGTGGGCCATCACGTGCAGAACCAGCTCGGTATCTCCTCCCGGGTGCGCCAGATGCAGCAGCGGGTGCCGAAGGCCGACGCCAACGCCCTGTCCGTGCGCCTGGAGCTGCAGGCGGACTGTTTGGCCGGGGTGTGGGGCAATTACGCCCGCGACCTGCTCGAGGCCGGCGACATCGAAGAAGGCCTCACCGCCGCCGCCGCCATCGGTGACGACCAGATGCAGCGCCGCGCCGGCGGCTATGTCCGCCCGGAGTCCTGGACCCACGGCTCCTCGGAGCAGCGCGTCCAGTGGCTACGCCAAGGCCTGCGGACCGGCGATCCGTCGAGCTGCGACACCTTTGAAGGACAGCTCTAGCAGGTTGCTGAAGAAGGCCTTCGGCCTATGATTTCAGCTGCCCCGCTAGCCTTCTTTTCCAGGGGTCTGGGGCGCCCGCACGCGGTCCGCCCCTCACCTGAAAACACCAGTGTTTTCAGGCTCACCCCTTCCTCGGCACCTTCGGCGCCGCCTCGCCTTCCAGGCTCGGAGCAGGGTGCTGATGAGTCTCTCAGCACCCTGCTAGGGCGAAGGACCGTTGTAGAGGGAGTTCGCGGGACCTGGGAGGTTCCTCGGTTCGGGAGCTCTGAGGATTCGCCGAGTCAATTCACTCATGACATGCTATGATTTAAATATCTGCATTAAGCCTTCTCATCTTCCTTTGGAGAAAGAGCATGACCAAGAAGACTCATCCGCTCGCGTGGATCACCCTGTTTGCATTGGCCCTTTTCGTGAGCGGTCCGGTGGCCGTCGACAGTAGCGCTTCGAGCTGCACCGGCACTTTGTACACCTACTACGAAACGTCGGCTTGCCAGGTGATCGTAGGCAGCAAGGTGAGCTGCCCAGGATTTCCGGACGAATGGGACGAGGATCCTGACGGAAACCGTAATCAGACTCCCTACTTCACTACTCAGACGGTGACTTGTCCTTGTAGTGGTGGCGGCGGAGGGGGTGGTGGCGGTGGCGATACCGACGATTCGGACGACTGGGGTTAGTCGGACCTCCCATCCGTGAAGTGATCCGCTGCCACCCAGCGAGTGTTGTACTCGAGCCGCCACGGCCCGTCGAGGTTCGCCTCGGCGGGCAGCGGCTCGACCCGGTCGCCGTCCAAGACGTTGTGGTCGGAGTCCTTGTCCCACCCCACCGAATAGAAGAAGAAGGTTCGCTCCTGCCCCTCCGCCGGCGACGGGAAGGCGGCCGTGTCGAAGCGGAGGGTGACGGCGTCGCCGGCGTTCAAGATCGCCATCTGCCCGTCGCGCTCGGTGAGGAGCTCCACCACTTCGCCGTAGCGGGTCACCCAGCCCTGGGGTGTGCCGCGCCAGGGCGGTTTTTCGGCGACCTGCCGCCAGTCGGGGGTGGTCGGGTGGTTTGCGGCTCGGGAGCGCAGGTCCGAGAAACCGCGGCCGTAGAGATGGGCCGTCTCCGGCTCCGCGCCGTGGCTCGTCACCGCGCCATCGAAGCGCTCGAAGAGGGCGGCGCGGTCCCAGCGGATCTCCAGGGTGGTGGACAGGCGCAGGCGCTCGCTGCCGGCGGGCAGCTGGCCGGCAAGGTCCACCAGCAGGGTCTTGGTCTTGCCGGCGGGCACGCCCACCACCACGTCGACCGGCTGCCAGCGGCCGTTCACCTCCGCTTCGAGGTGCGGTGCGACGGCGTGGACCTCGGAGTTCTGGGAGATGGCGATATTGGTGCTGGCGTCGCCGTACTGCAGCCAACCGGTGAGGGCGAGCACCCACCGTCGGTCGGTCTCGATCTCGCCGAAGTCCAGGACCGTCGACTGCTCGAAGACCAGGCCGCGGTAGGGCGGCGGCCGGAGCACGCCGGGATCCATGAAGTCACCATCCAACTCGGCGAGAACGGCGGTGCGGTCCGTGCCGTCCGCGGCGGTCGCCTGTCGCAGCGGACGCCGGCCAGAGAGGGCCCACACCTCGGACTTCGGGAACGGCGGCGGCATGAGTTTGTCGGTGGGGTGGACCTCGACTCCCGGCGGGTGGTCGATCGCCTCTAGCCGGGCATAGTCGAAGTAGAACAGCTCCCGGAACTCGCTGGTGGCGGCCAGCTCATAGGCACCTGCCCTGGGGGTGAGGCTGCCGATCCAGACGTACTCGTCCGGATCCGCCGGCAGCACCTTGCCGCGCTCGTAGGACAGGCCAAGGGGGCTATTGCCGAGGAGGTCCGTGATGAAACGGTAGCCGGCTCCTTCTTCCGACTCGTCCCAGGCGTAGAGGAACGGACACGAGCCGGTGGCGACGTTCTTCTCGTCGATGATGAAGGGCGAGTCGGCCACCGCCACGTCCACTTGGTTGTCCACCACGCCGTTGGTCCACAGGGTCTGCACGCTGTCCAGGCGCTCGGCGTCGCCGACGCCCAATTCCACCACCGGACCGGACACCTCTCGCACGACTCGCAGGTCACCGGCGCGCACTTCGATGTGGGTGCCGATGCCGCCGGGGTTGGTCTTGGTGCCGATCAAGCGCAGCTTGATCTGTCGGCCGAGATCTGCGCTCTCGTTGGACAGGGCGCGCAGGCCGTTCATGCCGCTGGCGAGGAGGTCCGAGTCGCCGTCGCCATCGAGGTCGGCGGCGATGAGGTCGCTGGGGTGGGTGAGGCCAACGGCCAGCGCTTCGCCGCCCGGCCAGGGGGACCAGCCGGCCTCGCCGCCGTTGCGCCACAGGCGGAGAGAGCCGTCTTCGGTCACCGTCGCCAGGTCGAGCCAGCCGTCGTTGTCGGCGTCGATGGCGGCGGCCGCTTGGGTGGTGCCGAGGCCCAAGTTGGCGCGCTCGGTGGCCTCGACGAGGGTGGCGGAATCGACGCTGAGCAGCAGGGCGTCCGGACGAGTGTCGTTGTCGAAGTCGTCGATCAGGATCCGCCGTGCCGGGGGCCAGAATCCCGGCGGGTCCGGGCGTTCGGCAAAGGAGCCGGCGCGCTGGTTGTCGTACACCGCCGTGCCCTCTGAAGGGTGCGCGACGATCAGATCCACCGCCACGTCACCGTTCAGGTCCACCGCCGCTACGGCCGCCTGCGGTTCCGTCTTCGGCAGGCCGACGGCGTCGGTCATGTCCGTGAAGGTGAGGTCGCCGCCGTTCTGGAAGAGGCGCTGTCCTCGCTCGCCGGCGGCGAGGAGCAGGTCGAGGTCGCCGTCGTGGTCGAAGTCGACCCAGGCGGCGCTCTCCACTTCCAGTCCGGCGAGGCCGGAGTCCCCGGTGACATCTTCGAAAGCGTTGGCTCCGGTGGCGAGGAGCAGGCGAGGACCGGCCGCCGTCAGGAGCAGTACATCGTTGTGCGCATGAACCTTCGGGTCGTAGGGCTCGTCCTCGGGCACCGCATCGTGGAAGTTGCCGACCACCAACTCGAAGGCGGGAATTGCGGAGGGGAGTTCCGCCCGGCGATATGCCGCGCCCTCCGGTTGCCAGAGATCGAGCCCACCGTCGTCGTCCACCGTCAGGAGAGAGGCTCGCCCTTCAGCGTTGACTTCGACGATGGCGGCGGAGCGAATCTCGGAAGCCCTGTCTCCGAGGTCCGGAAACCACTCGCCGGTGCGGTCGGTGAAGGCGAGGACCGGCGCCTCCGTCGATGCGGACTCTTGCGCTGGTGCGGCCTCCGGCCGGGTGTAGCTGGAGATCTCCAGCGCTTCCGCCGAGCGCGCCTCTTCGCCCTGCAGCTCGCGCAGGCGCAGAAACTCCCGCTGCCGCGCCATCGCCTCTTCCCGGTCGCCGTTCTGGCGGGCGTAGGTGGCGAGCTTGAAGTGGGCGCTGGCATGGAGCGGGTCGATGCGCACCGCCTCGCGAAGCTGCCCCACCGCTTCGTCGTGGCGCTCCAAGGCCTGGTAGACGTTGGCGAGCTGGAAGCGGAGGGGCGCCTGCTCCGGGTCGATGCGCACCGCTTCTTCGAGCCGCGGCAGGGCTTCCTCGAAACGCGTTTCGCGTACCAGGGTGATGCCCGTGAGATAGGCCGTAGCGGCGGAGTCCGGATCGAGTTTCTCGGCTTCCTGGAGGGTGACGAGGGCGACGTCGTGCTGCCGCGCGAGAAGTTCCGCCCGCGCCCGGTTGCGCAGCGCCGGAGCCGAGCGCGGTGCTTCTGCCACGGCGCGGCCGAAGGCTTCCAAAGCCTTCGTCGAATCCTTGTTCTCGAGGTATGCCTTGCCTTCGTTCATCGCCTGCACAAAGGCCGAGGTCGGCGGTACCGGGGTATTCGGTCCGCAGGCCGCGAGCAGCATGAGCGGCAGGGCCGCGACCCATCGCAGGCGAAGGGGGATCACGCCGACTCCAGGGCAGAACGGATCTTCCCCACCAGCTCGCGGGCGCGGGCCGGATCCAGCTCGCCGGCCTGCCAACCCACGCCGAGGCCGCGCCTTCCGATCTTCGGAATGATGTGGAAGTGGACATGGAAAACCGCCTGGTGGGCCTCGGCGCCGTTGTTCTGCAAAACGTTGTAGGCGGTGGCGCCGGTGGCCGCCATCACCGCTCGGCAGAGGCGGGGAAGCACCCTTCCGATCGCCGCCGCGGCTTCGTCCGACAGCTCGTGCAGATGCGCTTTGCGCTCCTTGGGGATGACCAGCGTGTGGCCATCGGAGAGGGGGCCAATGTCCAGAAAGGCGTAGACTTGATCGTCCTCGTAGACGCCGTGGGAGGGGATCTCGCGGGAGAGGATTTTGTCGAAGATCGTGGGCTCGTGGGCGGTTTCCATGAGGCGAATTGTAACGTAGCATCGCGGTCGCGCCGGACGTCTCCGACGCCTCTATCCATCGGCTCACCGCCCGTCATGAACGCGACCCGCCATCCTGCACCCACCAACGCCTCCGGCGAGCTGCGGGCCTTGCTTCGGCTGGCGACGCCGCTGGTCGGGGGGCAGCTCGCCCTGATGGGCCTGAACTTCACCGACACGGTGATGGCCGGCCGGGTCGACGCCGTCGCCCTGGGAGCGGTGGCGATCGGCAATAGCGTGTGGTCGGCGGTGAACCTGTTCGTGATGGGCGTGATGATGGCGGTGCCGCCGTCCATCGCTCAGCTCGACGGCGCCGAGCGGCGCGAGGAGGTGGCGCCCCTCGCCCGCCAGGCGCTGTGGATTGCCCTCGTTTTGACGGCGGTGGCGGTGCTCGCCCTCACCCAGATGCGGCCGCTGTTGGAGGCGGTGGGGGTCCAGGAGGACTTGATTCCCACGGTGGTCGCCTACCTGCG
This is a stretch of genomic DNA from Acidobacteriota bacterium. It encodes these proteins:
- a CDS encoding DUF3800 domain-containing protein; translation: MASEYIIYADESVERGQYFSNFYGGVLVRSEHLAEVQSTLLDCKARLNLTGEVKWSKVSVAYEAKYVAFVDELFRLVAADRLKVRLMFRQNFHAPIGLSAEQRKNGYFLLYYQFLKHAFGLQYHWPTSSRRRIRFYLDRLPGTKEQRARFKGFIASLQANRYFRRAKLDLPADQIAEVRSHEHVILQGLDVVLGSIQFRLNRLHQAKPEGGKIRGAKTRAKERLYKHILKRIKEVSHPNFNPGITTRHEGDRANRWNHAYRHWLFTPQEFDLDYSRTRKGRKEDRKK
- a CDS encoding M20/M25/M40 family metallo-hydrolase, giving the protein MQRTRTFALAAVTLAAFGLAGPALLAHGGHEPVDLETVSSIRDEGLKRSQVMDIAAHLTDVIGPRLTGTPALEEANEWTRQWLEDAGLERAEIVGFPWFGEGWEFERSEVRIVSPFVVPVSAIPEAWTPGTDGTVRGKAMRLKVESAKDLEDHEGKLAGVILFLDEARAPEEPEGGPFRRYTGEQLDELACYDLEGRRRGGNWRERARKRWEAGEELRKRLLDEGVVATVELSSRNHGIVRVMGGGSRGASDRNRGIPSLVMAAEHYHRILRLMEEGTELELEIDIEAKFLEGVDESFNTYAEIPGSDLADQVVLAGAHLDSWHAGTGATDNAAGVAVVMEAVRILRALDVKPRRTVRVALWTGEEQGLFGSRAYVKKRLATRPEPTDEEQLALPSFLRDTTWPIQPKADHAKFSAYFNLDNGAGKIRGIYAQDNAAVKPIFEAWLEPFADLGATTVTGRSTGGTDHLAFDAVGLPGFQFIQDGLDYWSRTHHTELDTFDHLHEADLKQASVVLASFLYHAAMREELLPRKAMPQKPPEKKKRSGGRDGALRP
- a CDS encoding neutral zinc metallopeptidase, whose translation is MRWRGQRQSRNVEDRRGMRGGRGVSLGRGGAGIGCGGLVILLLLAYLTGTNPLELLDATGGSGQVIPQARTVETGPAGGPPQDELGQFASTVLASTEDTWVRVFDRMGRRYELPRMVLFSGSVASACGFASSAVGPFYCPADSKIYLDLSFFDQLARRFGAPGDFAQAYVIAHEVGHHVQNQLGISSRVRQMQQRVPKADANALSVRLELQADCLAGVWGNYARDLLEAGDIEEGLTAAAAIGDDQMQRRAGGYVRPESWTHGSSEQRVQWLRQGLRTGDPSSCDTFEGQL
- a CDS encoding FG-GAP-like repeat-containing protein — protein: MIPLRLRWVAALPLMLLAACGPNTPVPPTSAFVQAMNEGKAYLENKDSTKALEAFGRAVAEAPRSAPALRNRARAELLARQHDVALVTLQEAEKLDPDSAATAYLTGITLVRETRFEEALPRLEEAVRIDPEQAPLRFQLANVYQALERHDEAVGQLREAVRIDPLHASAHFKLATYARQNGDREEAMARQREFLRLRELQGEEARSAEALEISSYTRPEAAPAQESASTEAPVLAFTDRTGEWFPDLGDRASEIRSAAIVEVNAEGRASLLTVDDDGGLDLWQPEGAAYRRAELPSAIPAFELVVGNFHDAVPEDEPYDPKVHAHNDVLLLTAAGPRLLLATGANAFEDVTGDSGLAGLEVESAAWVDFDHDGDLDLLLAAGERGQRLFQNGGDLTFTDMTDAVGLPKTEPQAAVAAVDLNGDVAVDLIVAHPSEGTAVYDNQRAGSFAERPDPPGFWPPARRILIDDFDNDTRPDALLLSVDSATLVEATERANLGLGTTQAAAAIDADNDGWLDLATVTEDGSLRLWRNGGEAGWSPWPGGEALAVGLTHPSDLIAADLDGDGDSDLLASGMNGLRALSNESADLGRQIKLRLIGTKTNPGGIGTHIEVRAGDLRVVREVSGPVVELGVGDAERLDSVQTLWTNGVVDNQVDVAVADSPFIIDEKNVATGSCPFLYAWDESEEGAGYRFITDLLGNSPLGLSYERGKVLPADPDEYVWIGSLTPRAGAYELAATSEFRELFYFDYARLEAIDHPPGVEVHPTDKLMPPPFPKSEVWALSGRRPLRQATAADGTDRTAVLAELDGDFMDPGVLRPPPYRGLVFEQSTVLDFGEIETDRRWVLALTGWLQYGDASTNIAISQNSEVHAVAPHLEAEVNGRWQPVDVVVGVPAGKTKTLLVDLAGQLPAGSERLRLSTTLEIRWDRAALFERFDGAVTSHGAEPETAHLYGRGFSDLRSRAANHPTTPDWRQVAEKPPWRGTPQGWVTRYGEVVELLTERDGQMAILNAGDAVTLRFDTAAFPSPAEGQERTFFFYSVGWDKDSDHNVLDGDRVEPLPAEANLDGPWRLEYNTRWVAADHFTDGRSD
- a CDS encoding HIT family protein translates to METAHEPTIFDKILSREIPSHGVYEDDQVYAFLDIGPLSDGHTLVIPKERKAHLHELSDEAAAAIGRVLPRLCRAVMAATGATAYNVLQNNGAEAHQAVFHVHFHIIPKIGRRGLGVGWQAGELDPARARELVGKIRSALESA